In Desulfobacteraceae bacterium, a single genomic region encodes these proteins:
- a CDS encoding sulfate permease, protein MSPRFAFNRMELAGSLGDLGTLLPIAIAMVLFNGLNPLGLFLSIGVFYILSGVYFGITVPVQPMKVIGAYAIATAVSPNQILAASLLMGGFLLVVGVTGAIDVIRRWTPQAVVRGVQLSTGALLTASGVKFVIGTSAFQILHQAAEPHLSLQNVGPLPVGLLIGVAGGLITLLLLDNKRFPAGLMVVAGGFVIGLALNAGVGLGRDGLAFHLPQILPFGLPAAADFSFALLVLVLPQLPMTLGNAVLAYTDLSKVYFADGSARVTNRRVCVSMALANFFSFAVGGMPLCHGAGGLAAHYRFGARTAGSNLIIGLIFVVLAVLLGGDIVGFFNLLPMSILGVLLIFAGLQLALTVMDLEDRKDYFVAMMILGITLASNLAAGFIAGMLIAHLLRWKRLSV, encoded by the coding sequence ATGTCCCCACGCTTTGCCTTCAATCGGATGGAGCTGGCCGGGTCCCTGGGGGATCTCGGGACACTGCTGCCCATCGCCATCGCCATGGTGCTCTTCAACGGTCTCAACCCGCTGGGCCTGTTCTTGAGCATCGGTGTCTTCTACATTCTCTCCGGGGTCTATTTCGGGATCACCGTCCCGGTCCAGCCGATGAAGGTCATCGGCGCCTATGCCATCGCCACCGCCGTCAGCCCCAACCAGATTCTGGCAGCGTCCCTGCTGATGGGTGGTTTTCTTTTGGTCGTGGGGGTGACCGGCGCCATCGACGTCATCCGCCGCTGGACCCCACAAGCGGTCGTCCGCGGCGTGCAGCTTTCCACCGGGGCGCTGCTGACCGCCAGCGGGGTCAAATTCGTGATCGGCACCTCGGCTTTCCAAATCCTGCACCAGGCGGCCGAGCCCCATCTCAGCCTGCAGAACGTCGGGCCGCTGCCGGTGGGGCTGCTCATCGGCGTCGCCGGCGGCCTGATCACGCTGCTGCTCCTGGACAACAAGCGCTTTCCGGCGGGCCTGATGGTCGTGGCGGGCGGTTTTGTGATCGGGCTGGCGCTCAACGCCGGGGTCGGACTCGGGCGCGATGGTCTTGCCTTCCATCTGCCGCAGATCCTGCCCTTCGGGCTGCCGGCAGCAGCCGATTTCTCGTTTGCCCTGCTGGTGCTGGTGCTGCCCCAACTGCCGATGACCCTGGGCAACGCGGTGCTCGCCTACACGGATCTTTCCAAAGTCTATTTCGCCGACGGCTCCGCCAGGGTCACCAACCGCAGGGTCTGCGTGAGCATGGCGCTGGCCAATTTTTTCAGCTTTGCCGTCGGCGGCATGCCCCTTTGCCACGGGGCCGGCGGGCTGGCGGCCCATTACCGCTTCGGCGCCCGCACAGCGGGCTCCAACCTGATCATTGGCCTGATTTTCGTGGTGCTGGCCGTTCTCCTGGGAGGCGATATCGTGGGTTTTTTCAACCTCCTGCCGATGTCTATCCTGGGGGTCCTGCTGATTTTTGCCGGCCTGCAACTGGCCCTGACGGTCATGGACCTGGAAGATCGCAAGGATTATTTCGTCGCGATGATGATCCTCGGTATCACCCTGGCATCCAACCTGGCCGCCGGCTTTATCGCCGGGATGCTCATCGCCCATCTGCTCCGCTGGAAGCGGCTGTCCGTCTGA
- a CDS encoding ABC transporter ATP-binding protein, giving the protein MNEAVFIQDLAKRFGKVQAVDGISFSIAQGELFGFLGPNGAGKTTTINMLTGLARPDAGTVRIGGIDCTGRPRAAQHLVGVVPDESNLYPELSGFDNLCFCAALYGMGKAARQARARELLTDFGLVPAADRRFGGYSKGMKRKLTIAAGIIHRPRILFLDEPTTGIDVASARQLRQLIADLHRSGTTIFLTTHYIEEAERLCQRIAIIVDGRIVRMATVDDLLQPVQEKHVMRLACAPTPEDLPGALAEAFPGLAFSVPGEGLVRVEADAPVRVGGLVRFLEERGIEVSEARRMRPSLEDVFVRISGVAADAMRREKEKKGGGG; this is encoded by the coding sequence ATGAACGAAGCCGTATTCATTCAAGACCTGGCCAAGCGCTTTGGCAAGGTCCAGGCGGTTGACGGGATCTCCTTCAGCATCGCCCAGGGGGAGCTGTTCGGTTTCCTGGGCCCCAACGGCGCCGGCAAGACCACCACCATCAACATGCTGACCGGCCTTGCGCGCCCGGATGCGGGCACGGTCCGGATCGGCGGAATCGACTGCACCGGCAGGCCCCGGGCGGCCCAGCATCTGGTGGGCGTGGTGCCCGACGAGAGCAATCTCTACCCGGAGCTCAGCGGCTTCGACAATCTCTGCTTCTGTGCTGCGCTCTACGGGATGGGCAAGGCCGCGCGCCAGGCCCGCGCCCGGGAGCTGCTGACCGATTTTGGTCTCGTCCCGGCCGCCGACCGTAGGTTCGGCGGCTATTCCAAGGGCATGAAGCGCAAGCTGACCATCGCCGCCGGCATCATCCACCGGCCCCGGATCCTGTTCCTGGACGAGCCCACCACGGGCATCGACGTGGCCAGCGCCCGGCAGCTGCGCCAGCTGATCGCCGACCTGCACCGCTCCGGCACCACCATCTTTCTCACCACCCACTACATCGAGGAGGCTGAACGGCTCTGCCAGCGGATCGCCATCATCGTGGACGGCCGCATCGTGCGCATGGCCACGGTCGATGACCTGTTGCAGCCGGTGCAGGAAAAGCACGTGATGCGGCTCGCCTGCGCCCCGACCCCGGAGGACCTTCCCGGCGCGCTCGCCGAAGCCTTTCCGGGGCTGGCGTTCAGCGTCCCGGGTGAAGGCCTGGTGCGGGTGGAGGCCGACGCTCCGGTGCGCGTCGGGGGGCTGGTGCGCTTTCTCGAAGAACGGGGGATCGAGGTCAGCGAGGCCCGCCGGATGCGGCCCTCGCTGGAGGACGTCTTCGTTCGGATTAGCGGTGTCGCGGCGGACGCCATGCGGCGGGAAAAAGAGAAAAAGGGGGGCGGGGGATGA
- a CDS encoding ABC transporter permease, protein MKFWIAFWNILLKDMRTYYLKPPNISWGLIFPLAWTGMFFIRSGSGAESLATLLPGVVAVSILFGTTSMLAVTVTFEKKNRSFERLLLAPIPFGLLMLAKTSGAIVFGVANAFVPVAMAAFLMDMSRVAWGAFVPAVLLIAVASTFLGLFIAVAVSEVFEAQTFSNFFRFPMMFLCGLFFPIERLPVFLKPLAYALPLTYGADALHGAVHGGHAMPLALDLALLGGFCIALFAASLWNIQRKWIA, encoded by the coding sequence ATGAAGTTTTGGATCGCGTTCTGGAACATCCTGCTCAAGGACATGCGGACCTATTACCTGAAACCGCCCAACATCAGCTGGGGCCTGATTTTCCCCCTGGCCTGGACGGGGATGTTCTTCATCCGCTCCGGCAGCGGCGCCGAAAGCCTCGCGACTCTTCTGCCGGGTGTTGTGGCGGTTTCGATCCTCTTTGGCACCACCTCCATGCTGGCGGTGACGGTGACCTTCGAAAAGAAGAACCGCTCCTTCGAGCGCCTGCTGCTGGCCCCCATCCCCTTCGGGTTGCTGATGCTGGCCAAGACCAGCGGGGCGATCGTCTTCGGGGTGGCCAACGCCTTCGTGCCGGTGGCCATGGCGGCCTTTCTCATGGATATGTCCCGGGTGGCCTGGGGCGCGTTCGTGCCGGCGGTCTTGCTGATCGCGGTGGCCTCGACCTTTCTCGGTCTTTTCATCGCGGTGGCGGTCAGCGAGGTGTTCGAGGCCCAGACCTTCTCCAATTTTTTCCGCTTTCCGATGATGTTCCTCTGCGGGCTCTTTTTTCCGATCGAGAGGCTGCCCGTTTTTTTAAAGCCCCTGGCCTACGCGCTGCCCCTGACTTACGGCGCCGACGCGCTCCACGGGGCCGTCCACGGGGGCCACGCCATGCCCTTGGCCCTGGATCTGGCCCTGCTGGGCGGCTTCTGCATCGCGCTCTTCGCCGCCAGCCTCTGGAACATCCAGCGCAAATGGATCGCCTGA